The Metabacillus sediminilitoris genome window below encodes:
- the rplT gene encoding 50S ribosomal protein L20 — MPRVKGGIVSRKRRKKVLKLAKGYFGSKHTLYKVANQQVMKSLMYAYRDRRQKKRDFRKLWITRINAAARINGLSYSRLMHGLKLAGIEVNRKMLADLAVADEKAFAQLADAAKAQLTK, encoded by the coding sequence CACGTAAACGTCGTAAAAAAGTTTTAAAACTAGCTAAAGGTTATTTCGGTTCAAAACATACATTATACAAAGTTGCAAACCAACAAGTAATGAAATCTTTAATGTATGCTTACCGTGATCGTCGTCAGAAAAAACGCGACTTCCGCAAACTTTGGATCACTCGTATCAACGCAGCTGCTCGTATTAATGGTCTTTCTTACAGCCGTTTAATGCATGGATTAAAGCTTGCTGGTATCGAAGTAAACCGTAAAATGCTTGCTGATTTAGCTGTAGCTGACGAAAAAGCATTTGCTCAATTAGCAGACGCTGCAAAAGCTCAACTAACTAAATAA